GACTCTTCTTCTCAATCCCGAGCTTCTAGTTGCGGATGAACCGGTATCCATGATAGACCTCTCCACCAGGGCGGAGATACTCCACATGATGAAGGAAGTGCAGAGAGACCTTGGATTGACTTATCTCTACATAACTCACGATCTCTCTACTGCGAGATACTTCACAGACAGGATAGCAGTGATGTACCTTGGAAAGATAATAGAGATAGGCGATCCCGACGATGTTATAGACAACCCCGTTCATCCATACACAAGGGCTCTCATTGCCGCTGTATGCGAACCGGTTGCTGGAAAGGTAAACAAACCCAAGGTAGTACCTATAAAGGGAGAGATTCCCTCTGCCGCCAATATTCCAAAGGGCTGCAGATTCCATCCGAGATGTCCTTATGCAAAAGAAGAATGCTGGGAGAAGGAAGAACCTCAACTTCGGGAGATAAAAGAGGGTCACTTCCATGCCTGCAGAAGATGGAAGGAAGTCGCTGAAGAGAAAGACCGGGGTTGCGGGTAGCAGGTTGGTGGCATCAAGATCAGAAGTGATGCTGCCTCCGGCAGGAAGTGAGGCTCGCTGACGCGAGGAAGTGATGCCCGGAAGGGCATCCGGGGAAGTGAGGCTGGCACTTGCGCACCAGGAGGCAAAAACCAAAGAAGAAGAGCAAGCGAA
This region of Mesotoga sp. BH458_6_3_2_1 genomic DNA includes:
- a CDS encoding ABC transporter ATP-binding protein, whose amino-acid sequence is TLLLNPELLVADEPVSMIDLSTRAEILHMMKEVQRDLGLTYLYITHDLSTARYFTDRIAVMYLGKIIEIGDPDDVIDNPVHPYTRALIAAVCEPVAGKVNKPKVVPIKGEIPSAANIPKGCRFHPRCPYAKEECWEKEEPQLREIKEGHFHACRRWKEVAEEKDRGCG